The sequence GCAGAAGCCATGAAGGTGATTCAGGATGTTGCCGCAGCCTGGAAAGCCCACAAATCATCAACACTGATGATTGCCGGCCATACCGACGCCACGGGCAAAGAGCACAACAATATGGAGCTCTCACAGAAACGGGCAGAGCGCGTTGCCAATGCCCTGTCCCACTTGGGGGTCAATCCATCAGCCATGATCTTGGAAGCTTATGGCGAAGAGCGCCTCATGATCCAGACCGCCGGCAACGTATCAGAAGCCCGAAACAGGCGGGTTGAGATTCGCATTAAGGCAAACCCATAACGGCTAGGATCGTCTGGCGGGGCCACCTGTTCTCTTCGGAAACGCAGAAGACCAGCATGACGGTGGTCCGTACTTTAGACAGCGCCCGTTGACAAGACGGGCGCTGTTCACTTTTTCCTTTCACAAGGACTAGGTTTCTGTATTCTTCCGAGAACACTATGCGGAAAATAATCAACCTAAGATGATAGCGCGCGTTTACACGGTAGCCTTCCAGGGCATCGAAATAGTTCCAATCGAAGTGCAGGTATCCATCGCCAGCGGCCTTCCCGCCTTCACTATTGTTGGACTTCCCGACAAAGCTGTAGGCGAGAGTCGGGAACGGGTGCGTTCTGCGCTGGGGGCTATAGGATTGGCCCTGCCTCCCAAACGCATAACTGTCAACCTAGCTCCAGCAGACATAACAAAAGAAGGAAGCCACTTCGACCTTCCTGTTGCATGCGCGGTTTTGACTGCTATGGGAATCCTCCCCCTTGAAGACCTGGAACATTTCGTTGTGCTTGGTGAGCTGGGACTGGATGGATCCGTGGCGCCCGTCTCCGGCGTTCTGCCGGCAGCCTTCTTTGCCTGTGGTACCGAACGCGGGCTTATTTGCCCCGCAGCACAAGGCGGTGAGGCCGCCTGGGCCGGAGCACAACGGGATATTCTGGCCACCCCTTCCCTGCTGGCGCTGATCAACCATTTCCGTGGGGATGTGATCCTGACCCCACCAGAACCAAGATCTGCCACACAAACCACATACCCACATGATATGGCCGATGTTAGGGGGCAGGAAAGCGCACGCCGCGCGCTGGAAGTCGCTGCCGCTGGAGGGCACAACCTGCTGATGAGCGGCCCGCCTGGTTCCGGAAAATCCATGCTGGCACGGCGCCTGCCGGGATTACTGCCCCCCCTGTCTGCACAGGAGGCCTTGGAAGTCAGCATGGTTCACTCCATTGCCGGCACTTTGCCAGAAGGCGCCTTGATAACCACACGCCCGTATCGCGATCCCCACCATTCTGCCAGTGTGGCTGCCCTGATTGGAGGGGGATTGCGGGCACGTCCCGGTGACATCAGCCTCGCGCACAATGGTATCCTCTTTCTGGATGAACTGCCTGAATTTCCACGCGCAACACTTGAAGCCCTGCGACAACCCCTGGAAACCGGGCACGCGGTTATAAGCCGGGCCAACAGCCATGTGTCCTACCCTGCACGCGTACAGCTTGTTTCTGCCATGAATCCATGCCGCTGCGGCTACTTGACAGAGCCATCCATGGCCTGCTCGAAAGCACCACGCTGTGGGGATGATTATCGGAACAAGCTGTCTGGTCCCCTGATGGACCGTATTGACCTGCACGTCGATGTTCCATCTGTCCCCCCAGCAGATCTGGCACGAACACCAGAAGGGGAAACGTCAGCCTGTGTTGCAGAACGTGTTGCCGCGGCCCGGACCTTGCAGGAGAAACGGTACAGGAGCCTGTGCCCGGACCAGCACATTCGCACCAACGCACAGGCCGATGGCCGAATTCTGGAATCCGTTGCACAACCGGATGATGCTGGCCGCGCCCTGCTGGAAAAAGCCGCGAACCAACTGCATCTGTCAGCGCGAGGTTGGAACCGTATTCTCAGAGTCTCAAGAACCTTGGCCGATCTTGACGGCGGCGGTCCGATCAGCACAGTGCACATTGCCGAGGCCCTGTCTTGGCGCTCCATGCGCACAACAGCCTACCAGGGCAAGGGACAACCGCGATAATCTAGGAACTGCCCCGAGGCCGATACATCCAGTGAAGAGACGACGTTGACAAGACGGGCTGCGGCCTCGTCCGGGGAAACAACATCCAATCCGTCCTTGCGGAAAGGATCAGACAGACGGCTGGCAACAGTTCCCGGGTGAAGGGCAACACATATGGCATCAGGATGCGTTCGCGCCAACTCGATCGAGGCCGTTCTGACCAGCTGGTTCAGCGCCGCCTTGGACGCACGATAGCTATACCACCCCCCCAGCTTGTTATCGCCGATACTGCCAACCTTGGCCGACAAGGTTGCAAAAACGGAACGACCGCGCCGGGGCAAACGCGGTAGAAAGTGCTTCATCAAAAGAGCTGGACCGATGGCATTGATGGCAAAGGCATGCGCCATAGCCAGCGGATTCAGATCGCGCCACGTTTTCTCTGGATTGACTCCATCACCATGCAGAAATCCGGTGGCATCAAATATCAAGCGCAATGCCTTCCCTGACTTGGCAATCTGTTCAGCAGAATGCGCAATACTGTCTTCGGACAATAGATCAAGAGGATCAGAGCCCGAACGCGACAGCCCAATGACAGCCTCAAAAACCCCCATAGCTGACAAGTGTTCGGACACAGCTTTACCGATAGTTCCCGATACACCAATCACAATGGCAATGCCGGTATGACCTGCACTGCAATCACAATCCCGGATAGAGGCCACTGGCACAACACCTCCTGCACAGGGAAAGAGCCGGCCGCAGGTTAATCACCTTGCGAAGCACCGACCCTACGCTCATTCACTAAACCCAATACAATGGAATAACAGGCCACCATCAAGACAAAAGCAAACGGCAATCCTGTACACAAGACCATGGCTTGAAGGGCAGCCAGACCCCCGCCCAAAGACAGAGCAATGGCAACCAATCCACCAAACAACGCCCAAAAAACTCTTTGCACAATCGGTGCATTGACCTTGCCACCGGCCGCAATCGTATCAACCACCAAACTTCCGGAATCTGACGATGTAATGAAAAACAGAATGATCAGGACAACACCAACGGCAGAGGCCAGACCAGACAGGGGCAACTGACCAAGCATTTCAAACAGCTTGATTTCAAGCACCGCATCCTGCGCCCCTGTAAAGTCGTTGTGCACCACCTGGGCTATGGCTGTATCTCCCAGAGCCGTCATCCAGAGAACGGACAGCAGGGTCGGAATAAGCAGAACCGCAACCAGGAACTCCCGCACCGTGCGGCCACGGCTGATCCTCGCAATGAACATTCCTACAAAAGGCGACCAGCTGATCCACCATGCCCAGTATGGAGCCGTCCAGGATGCGACAAATCCGGTATCCTCACGCCCGAACGGAACGGACAGGGGAAAAATATACTGCCCATATCCCAACACGTTCTGTACAAAGCCTGACATCAGATCCGCCGTTGGACCGGCAACAACAATAAACAGCATGAAGATAACGGCCAGAAGCATACTGTACTCGGATGCCCTGCGAATGCCGCCATCCAGCCCTTTGACGATCGACCAGACAGAAATCATGGTAATGACAATAACCAGCAGGACAAGCATCACATTGGATGTTCCAATACCCATGAGAAAATCAAGGCCGGCCGCGATTTGTTGTGCCCCGACACCCAAAGTCACGGCCAACCCGGAGACCGTCGAAAAAATAGCCAAAATATCGACAAGATGCCCTGGCCACCCCCAGACTCTCTCTCCAATCAGGGGATAGAAAATAGAACGCAGTGTCAGGGGAAGCCCCTTGTTATAGGAAAACAGGGCCAGCGCCAGTGCAGCAACAGCATAAATGGACCATGGGTGCAGACCCCAGTGGAAAATTGTCGCCGCCATGGCCAAGGATCGCGCCAAGGCCTCATCTCCAGAGGCTGCGCCCAACGGGGCGGTATCAATTCTTGCCCCACCATCTCCCAACCCGACACCAGCTAGGGACGCCGAGAAGTGTGTCATCGGTTCGGCAACACCAAAGAAAATCAGGCCAACGCCCATACCCGCAGCAAAGAGCATGGCAAACCAGCCGATATAACCATAATCCGGCGTTGCATCCGGCCCTCCCAGCCGCACCTTCCCAAGCGGAGACACGACAAGCACCAAGCAAAGCACAACCAGAATATTGCCCGAAAACAGGAAGAACGGCCCAAGGCGAGACGTCATCGCATCCCGGATCGCAACGAAAACAGGCTCTATGTCATTCTGAAGAGCCAAAGTAATGAAAGTAAAAAACACAACGGACAAAGCCGATACAGTGAATACAATATGGTGGAAATCAAATTCAAGGGTCCATTGGCGAGCTATATTATCCTGCCCCACCGTATAATCTGTTTCGATAATTTCTGTTTCACCCTCTGGCTCAGGGATTGATTCGACAGTCTCCGTGATCTGGTCATCACGGTCTGTCAGGTCAATCTTTTCGTGCCGCATACACCGTGTTCCTCTTGTTCAGTTGTCATTTCTGCGTAAAGACAAATGCAGGGACAGAAACCCCCACACGGCACCCAGAGGCACCGACGCCATGACCGACCAAGCCGGACGTTTGATACGGATCCTAATGCGCCAATGAGGCACCAAAGAGAAGGGTCAAGCCAACAGACAATAGACCCAAGGATCCATGGAGAGCTGCATAGAAGCCTCCAGTAAGGCCTTCTTTAGAAAGAAGACCCGGCTATAACTAACATAGAATAGCGTAGAATATCCACATAAACATGGATTTTTATTCAGATCGGCCACTCACCCCTATAGAACCATAACATCAGGGCATAGACTTTTATCACGGCATATACATGCAGATATCCCGATTCGATTACGGATATGTTGACAAGAACATTATCGGCCAGATTGGAAGTCTCATATAAATCAGTAAACACTCGATCCCCTTCTCTGCCCCATTGCCGACAAGCCCATCCGGCGCTAGTCTCTGCCCCCCTGCATCCGGTATCAGTGTGGAGACAATCCGGTGAAATATCTCAGTACACGGGGCCAGGCTCCGGTCCTTGGATTTGACGACGTCCTGCTGTCTGGCCTTGCCGAAGATGGCGGGCTTTATGTACCGGAAACGTGGCCTACCCTGTCCCCGGCCGACATACGCGCCATGCGCGGCCTGTCGTGGGAAGATCTCGCGGTTCGCATTCTGTCGCTCTTCACCGCAGGCAGCCTGACCGAAGCGGATCTACGTCCCTTGGTTCGTGCCGCGTACGCACCCTTCACCCATCAAGCCATTGCCCCACTGAAACAGCTGGATACCGATCTGTGGCTCTTGGAATTGTTCCACGGGCCAACGCTTGCGTTCAAGGATCATGCCCTGCAAATGCTGGGGCACCTTTTTGACAACGTTCTGGGCAAACGTGGACAAACCATCACTGTCGTTGGTGCAACATCAGGCGATACAGGATCCGCCGCCATAGAGGCATGCCGGGACCGGGACAGCATCGAGATCTTCATCCTGTTCCCGAACGGTCGTGTTTCCGACGTCCAGCGTCGCCAGATGACGACCGTAACAAGCCGCAATGTCCACTGCTTGGCTGTCGATGGTACGTTCGATGACTGTCAGGATATTGTAAAAGCCCTGTTTGCTTCGCCTTCCTTCTGTCAAGACGTTGGCTTGGCTGCCGTGAACTCCATCAACTGGGCACGGATCATGGCGCAGGTGGTCTATTATTTCTGGGCTGCCCTACGATTGGGAGCGCCGGACAGACCGGTTGTCTTCAGCGTACCGACCGGGAATTTTGGCAACGTCTTTGCCGGTTACGTTGCCCAACGTATGGGCCTACCGATCGAACGGCTTGTTATTGGCTCAAACCGCAATGATATCCTGACCCGCTTTGTCGACACAGGCGTCCTCTCCGTTCAGGATGTTGTGCCGACCATAAGCCCCTCGATGGATATCCAGATCTCATCAAACCTGGAAAGGCTCCTGTTTGATCTCTGCGACCGCGACGCCGGTACGGTCAGAACGTTGATGCAACAGTTCCGCGAACAAGGCGCATGCTCGCCCCCCTCCTATACCGTTGAACGGGTACGGGCACTGTTTGAGGCCACGCGCCTTGATGATAAGGAAACCATGGGGGTTATGCGCAGCATCCACACCCTGACCGGAGAGCTCCTTGACCCACACACCGCGATTGGCGTTGCCGCTGGACAGAAAGCATCGCGCACGCACGGCACCCCGGTTGTTTGCCTTGGCACAGCCCACCCGGCCAAATTCCCTGACGCGGTAAGATCAGCCTGCGGTGTAGAACCAGTCCTGCCCCATCACCTGAAAGACTTACTCCAGCGGCCCGAACGCATGGAGCGGATAAACCGTCAGGCCGATGCCGTAGAGGCCTATGTACGCGCGGCGCGGTCGCGCATCCATGCCTGACAACACCACACAAACCCTCTTGTTTCCGGAGTTTCCATGACCGTCACCATCACGACCTTGCCCAGCGGCCTGCGGGTATTGACCGACCGGATGGACACCGTACAGACCGTCACCCTGGGGGCTTGGGTGGATGCCGGGGCGCGCCATGAACCGGCGCCCCTGAACGGGATTTCCCACCTACTGGAACATATGGCGTTCAAGGGGACGGCCCGTCGTTCCGCCCGTGCCATTGCCGAAGAGATCGAAGATGTCGGCGGCATTCTCAATGCGTGGACCTCGCGCGAGAATACAGCCTATTATGCCAAGGTCCTGAAGGACGATGTCGCACTGGCCACCGACATTATCGCCGACATTCTGCAGTATTCTGCTTTTGATCCGGAAGAGCTGAAGCGGGAACAATCTGTCATTGTGCAGGAAATCAATCAGGCAGAGGACACCCCGGACGATATTGTTTTTGACCACTTCCAAGCAACAGCATACCCGGATCAGGCCATGGGACGGACTGTTCTGGGAACGCCCGAGACAGTACGCAGCATCGATCGCGAAACACTGAAGAGGTACATGAACAGTACCTACTCAACACACTCAACCATCATTGCTGCGGCCGGTCACATCGACCATGATTCTTTTGTCCATCTGGTTGAAAAAACCTTCACAAGCCTGCCGGTTTTCCCATCTGTTACTCCTGAG comes from Haematospirillum jordaniae and encodes:
- a CDS encoding YifB family Mg chelatase-like AAA ATPase; translation: MIARVYTVAFQGIEIVPIEVQVSIASGLPAFTIVGLPDKAVGESRERVRSALGAIGLALPPKRITVNLAPADITKEGSHFDLPVACAVLTAMGILPLEDLEHFVVLGELGLDGSVAPVSGVLPAAFFACGTERGLICPAAQGGEAAWAGAQRDILATPSLLALINHFRGDVILTPPEPRSATQTTYPHDMADVRGQESARRALEVAAAGGHNLLMSGPPGSGKSMLARRLPGLLPPLSAQEALEVSMVHSIAGTLPEGALITTRPYRDPHHSASVAALIGGGLRARPGDISLAHNGILFLDELPEFPRATLEALRQPLETGHAVISRANSHVSYPARVQLVSAMNPCRCGYLTEPSMACSKAPRCGDDYRNKLSGPLMDRIDLHVDVPSVPPADLARTPEGETSACVAERVAAARTLQEKRYRSLCPDQHIRTNAQADGRILESVAQPDDAGRALLEKAANQLHLSARGWNRILRVSRTLADLDGGGPISTVHIAEALSWRSMRTTAYQGKGQPR
- a CDS encoding SDR family NAD(P)-dependent oxidoreductase; this encodes MPVASIRDCDCSAGHTGIAIVIGVSGTIGKAVSEHLSAMGVFEAVIGLSRSGSDPLDLLSEDSIAHSAEQIAKSGKALRLIFDATGFLHGDGVNPEKTWRDLNPLAMAHAFAINAIGPALLMKHFLPRLPRRGRSVFATLSAKVGSIGDNKLGGWYSYRASKAALNQLVRTASIELARTHPDAICVALHPGTVASRLSDPFRKDGLDVVSPDEAAARLVNVVSSLDVSASGQFLDYRGCPLPW
- a CDS encoding BCCT family transporter, whose translation is MRHEKIDLTDRDDQITETVESIPEPEGETEIIETDYTVGQDNIARQWTLEFDFHHIVFTVSALSVVFFTFITLALQNDIEPVFVAIRDAMTSRLGPFFLFSGNILVVLCLVLVVSPLGKVRLGGPDATPDYGYIGWFAMLFAAGMGVGLIFFGVAEPMTHFSASLAGVGLGDGGARIDTAPLGAASGDEALARSLAMAATIFHWGLHPWSIYAVAALALALFSYNKGLPLTLRSIFYPLIGERVWGWPGHLVDILAIFSTVSGLAVTLGVGAQQIAAGLDFLMGIGTSNVMLVLLVIVITMISVWSIVKGLDGGIRRASEYSMLLAVIFMLFIVVAGPTADLMSGFVQNVLGYGQYIFPLSVPFGREDTGFVASWTAPYWAWWISWSPFVGMFIARISRGRTVREFLVAVLLIPTLLSVLWMTALGDTAIAQVVHNDFTGAQDAVLEIKLFEMLGQLPLSGLASAVGVVLIILFFITSSDSGSLVVDTIAAGGKVNAPIVQRVFWALFGGLVAIALSLGGGLAALQAMVLCTGLPFAFVLMVACYSIVLGLVNERRVGASQGD
- the thrC gene encoding threonine synthase, with protein sequence MKYLSTRGQAPVLGFDDVLLSGLAEDGGLYVPETWPTLSPADIRAMRGLSWEDLAVRILSLFTAGSLTEADLRPLVRAAYAPFTHQAIAPLKQLDTDLWLLELFHGPTLAFKDHALQMLGHLFDNVLGKRGQTITVVGATSGDTGSAAIEACRDRDSIEIFILFPNGRVSDVQRRQMTTVTSRNVHCLAVDGTFDDCQDIVKALFASPSFCQDVGLAAVNSINWARIMAQVVYYFWAALRLGAPDRPVVFSVPTGNFGNVFAGYVAQRMGLPIERLVIGSNRNDILTRFVDTGVLSVQDVVPTISPSMDIQISSNLERLLFDLCDRDAGTVRTLMQQFREQGACSPPSYTVERVRALFEATRLDDKETMGVMRSIHTLTGELLDPHTAIGVAAGQKASRTHGTPVVCLGTAHPAKFPDAVRSACGVEPVLPHHLKDLLQRPERMERINRQADAVEAYVRAARSRIHA
- a CDS encoding M16 family metallopeptidase is translated as MTVTITTLPSGLRVLTDRMDTVQTVTLGAWVDAGARHEPAPLNGISHLLEHMAFKGTARRSARAIAEEIEDVGGILNAWTSRENTAYYAKVLKDDVALATDIIADILQYSAFDPEELKREQSVIVQEINQAEDTPDDIVFDHFQATAYPDQAMGRTVLGTPETVRSIDRETLKRYMNSTYSTHSTIIAAAGHIDHDSFVHLVEKTFTSLPVFPSVTPEKALYKGGESRQDKKLEQVHLVLGFDGVAYDHPHFYATAVLSTLLGGGMSSRLFQEIREKRGLVYSIYSYTNSTTDGGLFSIYAGTGDDEAAELVPVLCTELRKIVDTIAQNDELMRARAQIKAGLLMGLESSSNRAETAARQLFTHGRIVDTDELVAMVESVDAAAVRDAAALIFASDPTLAVLGPSRNVPSLDAIKGMIAG